Proteins from a single region of Sphingomonas sp.:
- a CDS encoding 2Fe-2S iron-sulfur cluster-binding protein, giving the protein MPKLIVVTRNGEEREVTGEAGLSVMEVIRENGFDELLALCGGCCSCATCHVHVDPEFAAKLPAMSEDENDLLDSSADRDGRSRLSCQIPFTDALDGLRVTIADED; this is encoded by the coding sequence ATGCCCAAGCTTATCGTCGTGACCCGCAATGGGGAAGAACGCGAAGTCACCGGGGAAGCGGGCCTTTCGGTGATGGAAGTGATCCGCGAGAACGGCTTCGACGAATTGCTGGCGCTGTGCGGCGGCTGCTGCAGTTGCGCGACCTGCCATGTCCATGTCGATCCGGAATTTGCGGCCAAACTGCCGGCGATGAGCGAGGACGAGAACGACCTGCTCGACAGCTCGGCCGATCGCGACGGCCGTTCGCGCCTGTCGTGCCAGATCCCGTTCACCGACGCGCTCGACGGGCTGCGGGTGACGATCGCCGACGAGGATTGA
- a CDS encoding response regulator transcription factor produces MTGQPSLIIVEDDETFARTLARSFERRGYRVRTAASASRLDTLLEAEVPSHAVVDLKLGTASGLPCVARLYARDPEMLIVVLTGYASIATAVESIKLGACHYLVKPSNTDDIEAAFGKARGDAEVPVTGRASSIKTHEWEMINETLAATDFNISETARRLGMHRRTLARKLEKRPVK; encoded by the coding sequence ATGACCGGCCAGCCCAGCCTGATCATCGTCGAGGACGACGAGACCTTCGCCCGCACCCTCGCCCGCTCGTTCGAGCGGCGCGGCTATCGCGTCCGCACCGCCGCCAGCGCTTCCAGGCTCGATACATTGCTGGAAGCCGAAGTGCCGAGCCACGCGGTGGTCGACCTCAAGCTCGGCACCGCATCGGGTCTGCCGTGCGTCGCCAGGCTGTACGCCCGCGACCCCGAGATGCTGATCGTCGTCCTCACCGGCTATGCCAGCATCGCCACGGCGGTCGAGTCGATCAAGCTTGGCGCCTGCCACTATCTGGTCAAACCCTCCAACACCGACGATATCGAAGCCGCCTTCGGCAAGGCGCGGGGCGATGCCGAGGTTCCGGTCACCGGGCGCGCCTCGTCGATCAAGACGCACGAATGGGAGATGATCAACGAGACGCTCGCCGCGACAGACTTCAACATCTCGGAAACCGCGCGGCGATTGGGCATGCACCGCCGGACCCTGGCGCGGAAACTCGAGAAGCGCCCGGTCAAATAG
- a CDS encoding cytochrome P450 — MNALTSREVLRPEKKGLGGMLQRIMFAGMPMVFTFLRRWSPITRLGSMYLTSRHDDVREVFATDPAFGVPYKPKLDIIMGGQPFFLGMGDTPQYRHDTAAMRKVVRREDLPELGSKVEAIAESIVSAASGRIDVVDTLVRRVTFSALGDYFGIPDPPGGDLRVWGTRLFEFQFVGSMNDKALRVEVDQIAPALRAHIQSEIERRRGAPGRDDVLARCLAEQKAGTSGFSDDEIRTALMGFIVGGPPQPPMVVPQAMEQLLRRPEALAGAQAAARADDDDLLWRYVQEAMRFDPLAPGLPRDVLTDFTLASGTRHARTIPAGSTVLAAFASAMMDPRRIADPNRFDINRPASDYIHFGYGLHQCFGIHINRATLHRMLKPLLKRPNLRRASGRAGRLHKNGPFAASLTVTFG, encoded by the coding sequence ATGAACGCGCTCACTTCGCGCGAGGTGCTGCGGCCCGAGAAAAAGGGGCTGGGCGGCATGCTGCAGCGGATCATGTTCGCTGGCATGCCGATGGTCTTCACCTTCCTCAGGCGGTGGAGTCCGATCACCAGGCTGGGCAGCATGTATCTGACATCCCGGCATGACGATGTCCGTGAGGTGTTCGCGACCGATCCCGCGTTCGGCGTACCCTACAAGCCCAAGCTCGACATCATCATGGGCGGCCAGCCGTTCTTCCTCGGCATGGGCGATACCCCGCAGTATCGGCACGACACCGCAGCGATGCGCAAGGTGGTGCGGCGCGAGGATTTGCCGGAACTGGGGAGCAAGGTCGAGGCGATAGCGGAAAGCATCGTCTCCGCCGCTTCCGGACGGATCGACGTGGTCGATACGCTGGTGCGCCGCGTTACCTTCTCCGCGCTCGGCGACTATTTCGGCATTCCCGATCCGCCCGGCGGCGATCTTCGTGTCTGGGGCACGCGTCTGTTCGAATTCCAGTTCGTCGGATCGATGAATGACAAGGCATTGCGCGTCGAAGTCGATCAGATCGCTCCGGCGCTGCGCGCGCATATTCAGAGCGAGATCGAGCGTCGCCGCGGCGCTCCCGGCAGGGACGACGTGCTCGCGCGCTGTCTCGCCGAGCAAAAGGCGGGGACCAGCGGGTTCAGCGATGACGAGATCCGCACGGCGCTGATGGGCTTCATCGTCGGCGGTCCGCCGCAGCCGCCGATGGTGGTGCCGCAGGCGATGGAGCAGTTGCTCCGACGTCCCGAAGCGCTTGCCGGCGCGCAGGCGGCGGCACGTGCCGACGATGACGATCTGCTGTGGCGTTATGTGCAGGAGGCGATGCGTTTCGATCCGCTCGCGCCGGGGTTGCCGCGCGATGTGCTGACGGATTTCACGCTGGCCAGCGGCACGCGGCACGCACGCACGATTCCGGCCGGATCGACGGTGCTCGCCGCCTTCGCGTCGGCGATGATGGATCCGCGCCGCATTGCCGACCCGAACCGTTTCGATATCAATCGCCCGGCCAGCGACTACATCCACTTCGGCTACGGCCTGCATCAATGCTTCGGGATCCATATCAACCGGGCGACGCTGCACCGGATGCTCAAGCCGCTGCTCAAGCGACCCAATCTGCGGCGCGCGTCGGGGCGCGCAGGGCGGCTGCACAAGAACGGTCCGTTTGCGGCATCGCTGACCGTCACGTTCGGATGA
- a CDS encoding ATP-binding protein, which produces MDTPLLALTRHYPREFAETAAAQNMRQLIQLRWIAVAGQTVAILLVGLWLGIPLPLAEMLGVAALLGLANLLVTMAVPRHRVPDSEVMLALLLDMGALTLQLYFSGGATNPFISLYLLQVVLGAILLPTALAAMLVAATVLSYALLSVRAIPLVIPSGLVAETADLFAIGRWIAFAMVAGLLVLFITRITGNLRARDAHVADLRQHAAQEEGIVRMGLFASGAAHELGTPLGTLSVILADWRRMPAIASDPELAAEVREMQAEVQRCKGIVSDILHSAGQPRGEAMESVAAGPFLDAVAAEWQPTHPQVPLDYDPQGVEAAIVAADPALRQAIWNLLDNGAEVSPAVRLRARIEAGMLAITVSDYGPGFAPEQLALVGQLYQSTKGAGHGLGLFLATNVARRLGGRLEARNLPAGGAEVRLVLPVKPQ; this is translated from the coding sequence ATGGATACCCCGCTCCTCGCGCTCACCCGCCACTATCCGCGCGAGTTCGCCGAGACCGCCGCCGCGCAGAATATGCGGCAGCTTATCCAGCTGCGCTGGATCGCGGTGGCGGGTCAGACCGTCGCCATCCTGCTTGTCGGCCTGTGGCTGGGGATACCGTTGCCACTCGCGGAAATGCTCGGCGTCGCCGCGCTGCTCGGGCTCGCCAACCTGCTGGTCACGATGGCGGTGCCGCGCCACCGCGTTCCCGATTCCGAAGTGATGCTGGCCTTGCTGCTCGACATGGGCGCACTCACGCTCCAGCTCTATTTCAGCGGCGGCGCGACCAACCCCTTCATCTCGCTATATCTGCTCCAGGTCGTGCTCGGGGCCATTCTGTTGCCGACCGCGCTCGCCGCCATGCTGGTTGCCGCCACGGTGCTGAGCTACGCGTTGCTCAGCGTGCGAGCCATCCCGTTGGTGATCCCGAGCGGACTGGTCGCGGAGACCGCCGATCTGTTCGCGATCGGGCGCTGGATCGCCTTCGCGATGGTCGCCGGGCTGCTGGTATTGTTCATCACCCGCATCACCGGCAACCTGCGTGCCCGCGACGCGCATGTCGCCGATCTCCGCCAGCACGCCGCCCAGGAGGAGGGGATTGTCCGCATGGGATTGTTCGCGTCGGGCGCGGCGCATGAGCTCGGCACGCCGCTCGGCACGCTCTCGGTGATCCTCGCCGATTGGCGCCGGATGCCGGCAATCGCCAGCGATCCGGAGCTGGCGGCGGAGGTCCGGGAAATGCAGGCCGAGGTCCAGCGCTGCAAGGGAATCGTCTCGGATATCCTCCATTCCGCCGGACAGCCGCGCGGCGAGGCGATGGAAAGCGTCGCCGCCGGTCCCTTTCTCGACGCCGTCGCCGCCGAATGGCAGCCGACCCACCCGCAGGTCCCGCTCGACTATGATCCGCAGGGAGTCGAGGCCGCGATCGTCGCCGCCGATCCCGCCCTGCGTCAGGCAATCTGGAACCTGCTCGACAATGGCGCCGAAGTCTCCCCCGCCGTCCGCCTGCGCGCGCGCATCGAAGCCGGCATGCTGGCGATCACGGTCAGCGACTATGGCCCCGGCTTCGCCCCCGAACAGCTCGCCTTGGTCGGCCAGCTCTACCAGTCGACCAAGGGCGCCGGCCATGGCCTCGGCCTGTTCCTCGCCACCAATGTCGCCCGCCGTCTCGGCGGCCGGCTCGAGGCGCGCAACCTCCCCGCGGGCGGCGCCGAAGTCCGCTTGGTCCTGCCGGTGAAACCGCAATGA
- a CDS encoding ROK family protein, producing MASLPMIAGLELGGTKCVAILGSGPDDIRARETVPTADPATTLAALEAVLDGWQFDAIGIASFGPLELDRQAADFGSITATTKPGWTGTDLTRRLSARYARPLAIQTDVAGAALAEARWGAARGLATHAYITIGTGVGVGLIADGRPVQGVAHGEGGHMRVARAPGDSFAGWCPFHGDCVEGLISGPALAERFGCPGRDLPDDGPQWGLFVHDLTGLLHNLVTVAAPERIAIGGGVIAEREHLFERLRAALAASIGGYGSLEAYAGELDRRLGPPGLGTLAGPMGAIAMGLEALGA from the coding sequence ATGGCATCCCTTCCGATGATCGCCGGCCTTGAGCTCGGCGGCACCAAATGTGTCGCGATCCTGGGTAGTGGCCCCGATGACATCCGGGCGCGGGAAACGGTGCCGACCGCCGATCCCGCGACCACCCTCGCGGCGCTGGAGGCGGTGCTCGACGGCTGGCAATTCGACGCGATCGGCATCGCCAGCTTCGGGCCGCTCGAACTCGACCGGCAAGCGGCGGACTTCGGATCGATCACCGCAACGACCAAGCCGGGATGGACCGGCACCGACCTGACCCGGCGGCTATCCGCGCGCTACGCCAGGCCGCTGGCGATCCAGACCGACGTGGCGGGTGCGGCGCTGGCCGAGGCGCGCTGGGGCGCGGCGCGGGGACTGGCGACGCACGCCTATATCACCATCGGCACCGGCGTCGGCGTCGGGCTGATCGCCGACGGCAGGCCGGTGCAGGGCGTCGCGCATGGCGAGGGCGGGCACATGCGGGTGGCGCGCGCGCCGGGCGACAGTTTCGCCGGCTGGTGCCCGTTTCATGGCGACTGCGTCGAGGGGTTGATCTCGGGGCCAGCGCTGGCCGAGCGCTTCGGCTGCCCGGGGCGGGATTTGCCCGATGACGGACCACAATGGGGCCTGTTCGTTCATGACCTGACCGGGTTGCTGCACAATCTCGTCACCGTCGCCGCGCCCGAGCGGATCGCGATCGGCGGCGGCGTGATCGCGGAGCGCGAGCATTTGTTCGAACGGTTGCGCGCGGCATTGGCGGCCAGCATCGGGGGCTATGGATCGCTGGAGGCCTATGCCGGCGAACTCGACCGCCGCCTCGGGCCGCCCGGCCTCGGCACCCTGGCCGGACCGATGGGCGCGATCGCGATGGGGCTGGAGGCGCTGGGAGCTTAG
- a CDS encoding DNA-3-methyladenine glycosylase 2 family protein: MGLTAEQLKTALDALARVEPAIAAGIERAGYPEPRLRDRGYETLLRTIIGQQVSVAAAASIWKKLEAELGDLTQPAIVAAASDEQLRAAGLSRQKASYARSLAEEVTSGALDLHNLPADDEEAIAQLVRVKGIGRWSAEIYLLFAEGRPDVWPAGDLAVQIEVGRLLGHADRPGEKALREIAEAWRPHRGAAAIFAWHHYKVDMDVI, from the coding sequence ATGGGCCTGACCGCCGAACAGCTCAAGACCGCGCTCGATGCGCTCGCCAGGGTCGAGCCGGCCATCGCCGCCGGCATCGAACGCGCCGGCTATCCCGAGCCGCGGTTGCGCGATCGCGGCTATGAAACGCTGCTGCGCACGATCATTGGCCAGCAGGTCAGCGTCGCCGCCGCCGCGTCGATCTGGAAGAAGCTCGAGGCGGAGCTGGGCGACCTGACCCAGCCGGCGATCGTCGCCGCCGCCAGCGACGAGCAATTGCGCGCCGCCGGGCTTTCACGGCAGAAGGCGAGCTATGCCCGCAGCCTCGCCGAGGAGGTGACCAGCGGCGCGCTCGACCTGCACAACCTGCCCGCCGACGATGAGGAAGCGATCGCCCAGCTCGTTCGCGTCAAGGGGATTGGACGCTGGTCAGCGGAAATCTATCTGCTCTTCGCCGAAGGCCGCCCCGATGTCTGGCCGGCCGGCGATCTCGCCGTCCAGATCGAAGTCGGCCGCCTGCTCGGCCATGCCGACCGCCCCGGCGAAAAGGCGTTGCGCGAAATCGCCGAGGCCTGGCGCCCGCATCGCGGCGCGGCGGCGATCTTCGCCTGGCATCACTATAAGGTCGATATGGACGTGATCTGA
- a CDS encoding TonB-dependent receptor, producing the protein MRTRSATNFTARRAAMLGAVLLAGTAWPALAQPMADPTPETTAPQDAPATAQSDPQEDEIVVSGYRASLASSTNAKKNSTGFTDTIFAEDIGKFPDTNIAESFNRIPGVTISREVTGEGLNVTIRGLGTNFTRVLLNGAPVAVASTGRTDAQNTNREVDLDLFPTELFTQLTVSKSGVANMVEGGAAGTVNMRSARPFDKPGMHFTYGGQLTKNTNADKWGYRGSLLGSATFGDFGILLGVAGVHNQVRTTGFETIGWTNPNLSAAQRTSGTLNPTGGGNWTIPATVPANAGNGLVTGTVIDQAFLLARNPGTTIDQIDNGIIPRLGRPMDEFGTKDRINGIASIEYKGENFHAYVDGMYGWKKNSLERIDMNWVGRNGAMIPLNTTYDRTDCATGCVVTSGTYANAQFFLEYRPHIEETRFWGINPGFDFQITDNLKIELQGNYTKSTFHRESPTVLVITPASSGVTVNYDNRSGEMPIITSNINLNNPANFGWPGGRVNIQDERRETKTKGVRGSLTWGEDRLNLQVGGAYDDVSRSIRAYDNSQNWQNAVCGNRPSVNLPGPNTQPPCNGLNQAGAAPAGYPTYPAFGTGYTAGQTGPVTYQGSLIPNSAVAGFLKPGPSGFITVDWDRFKAASNYDTFHDAAGEAGSSNTGANGGYVREKTTAAFAQVNGDLPLAGGTINFNAGLRYVRTDQTIGGRVTITDPRNNIDPDGAGPLPAACPGGGANLRDGSCYPNIVNFVYTNAKYDNWLPSANAAFHISDNAVVRAAASRTMTRPNPNTMLPGLNFSSPSADVGSVGNPSLTPYISTNFDLGFEYYTGAEGYVGFTAFRKAVTGFTTNGNVTVPFSSLATYGVTYDTLSPTQQAAINSRGGPGTATVVLTQQVNATGTLKVNGLEVNWVQPLDFLLGRYLGLNGFGFNANLTLIDQVGSGAAPAVATGVSPVTYNITGYYEHGGISTRLSYTFNRGSVSSGANQNGIPLASLYNDDYGQLDLSASVDFAEILDLKWAPQLTLDVQNLTKQKQRSYFQFENAAFTLYNPGRQVMIGLRGRF; encoded by the coding sequence ATGCGCACTCGTTCTGCGACCAATTTCACTGCGCGCCGTGCCGCGATGCTCGGCGCGGTGCTGCTGGCGGGAACGGCCTGGCCGGCGCTCGCCCAGCCGATGGCCGATCCGACGCCCGAGACAACTGCGCCGCAGGATGCGCCTGCCACCGCGCAGAGCGACCCGCAGGAGGACGAGATCGTCGTCAGCGGCTACCGCGCCTCGCTCGCGAGCTCGACCAACGCCAAGAAGAATTCGACGGGCTTCACCGACACGATCTTCGCCGAGGATATCGGCAAGTTTCCCGACACCAATATCGCCGAGAGCTTCAACCGCATTCCCGGCGTGACGATCAGCCGCGAAGTGACCGGCGAGGGCCTCAACGTAACGATCCGCGGCCTCGGCACCAACTTCACACGCGTCCTGCTCAACGGCGCGCCGGTAGCCGTTGCTTCGACCGGCCGCACCGACGCGCAGAATACCAACCGTGAGGTCGATCTTGACCTGTTCCCGACCGAATTGTTCACCCAGTTGACCGTGAGCAAGAGCGGTGTCGCCAATATGGTCGAGGGCGGCGCGGCCGGCACCGTCAACATGCGCAGCGCGCGCCCGTTCGACAAACCCGGCATGCACTTCACCTATGGCGGCCAGCTGACCAAGAACACCAATGCCGACAAATGGGGCTATCGCGGCTCGCTGCTCGGCAGCGCGACCTTTGGTGATTTCGGTATCCTGCTCGGCGTAGCCGGCGTCCATAACCAGGTTCGCACCACCGGCTTTGAGACGATCGGCTGGACCAACCCCAACCTCTCCGCGGCGCAAAGGACCAGCGGCACGCTGAACCCCACCGGTGGCGGCAACTGGACGATTCCCGCGACGGTGCCCGCCAATGCCGGCAATGGCTTGGTCACCGGCACGGTGATTGATCAGGCCTTCCTGCTGGCGCGCAATCCCGGCACCACGATCGATCAGATCGATAACGGCATTATCCCGCGTCTCGGGCGTCCGATGGATGAGTTCGGTACCAAGGACCGCATCAACGGCATCGCCAGCATCGAATATAAGGGCGAGAATTTCCACGCTTATGTCGACGGCATGTATGGCTGGAAGAAGAACAGCCTCGAGCGCATCGACATGAACTGGGTCGGTCGCAACGGCGCGATGATCCCGCTCAACACCACTTATGACCGCACCGACTGTGCGACCGGCTGCGTGGTGACTTCGGGTACCTATGCCAATGCCCAGTTCTTCCTCGAATATCGCCCGCATATCGAGGAAACGCGGTTCTGGGGCATCAATCCCGGCTTTGATTTCCAAATCACCGACAATCTGAAGATCGAGCTTCAGGGCAACTACACCAAGAGCACGTTCCACCGCGAATCGCCGACGGTGCTGGTGATCACACCGGCGAGCTCGGGCGTGACCGTCAACTACGACAATCGCAGCGGTGAGATGCCGATCATCACCTCCAACATCAATCTCAACAACCCCGCCAATTTCGGCTGGCCGGGCGGCCGCGTGAACATCCAGGACGAGCGTCGCGAAACCAAGACCAAGGGCGTGCGCGGCAGCCTGACCTGGGGCGAGGATCGCCTCAACCTGCAGGTCGGCGGCGCCTATGACGATGTGTCCCGCAGCATCCGTGCATATGACAATAGTCAGAACTGGCAGAACGCGGTTTGCGGGAATCGCCCCAGCGTGAACCTGCCCGGTCCCAATACCCAGCCGCCGTGCAATGGGCTCAACCAGGCCGGCGCGGCACCGGCGGGCTATCCCACCTATCCGGCTTTCGGAACGGGCTATACCGCAGGGCAGACCGGCCCGGTCACCTATCAGGGCTCACTGATCCCGAATTCGGCTGTCGCGGGTTTCCTGAAGCCGGGACCGAGCGGCTTCATCACGGTGGATTGGGATCGCTTCAAGGCGGCTTCGAACTATGACACGTTCCACGATGCGGCGGGCGAGGCGGGCTCCTCCAATACCGGCGCCAATGGCGGCTATGTCCGCGAGAAGACGACTGCGGCGTTCGCGCAGGTGAACGGCGATCTGCCGCTTGCCGGCGGCACTATCAATTTCAACGCCGGCCTGCGTTACGTCCGCACCGATCAGACGATCGGCGGGCGCGTGACGATCACCGATCCGCGCAACAATATCGATCCCGACGGCGCTGGCCCGCTTCCCGCGGCCTGCCCGGGTGGCGGCGCCAATCTGCGCGATGGCTCCTGCTATCCGAACATCGTCAATTTCGTCTACACGAACGCCAAATACGACAACTGGCTGCCCTCGGCGAACGCGGCGTTCCACATCAGCGACAATGCCGTGGTCCGCGCGGCGGCCTCGCGGACGATGACCCGGCCAAATCCCAATACCATGTTGCCGGGCCTGAACTTCAGCAGCCCGTCCGCAGACGTCGGTTCGGTCGGCAATCCTTCGCTCACACCGTATATCTCGACCAATTTCGATCTGGGTTTCGAATATTATACGGGCGCCGAGGGCTATGTCGGCTTCACCGCCTTCCGCAAGGCGGTGACCGGTTTCACCACCAACGGGAATGTCACCGTGCCGTTCTCGTCGCTGGCGACCTATGGCGTGACCTATGACACCCTCTCGCCAACGCAGCAGGCCGCGATCAATTCGCGCGGCGGCCCGGGCACCGCGACAGTGGTGCTGACCCAGCAGGTCAACGCGACCGGCACGCTCAAGGTCAACGGCCTCGAAGTGAACTGGGTGCAGCCGCTCGACTTCCTGCTCGGCCGCTATCTCGGGCTCAATGGCTTCGGGTTCAACGCCAACCTGACGCTGATCGATCAGGTCGGCTCTGGCGCGGCGCCGGCGGTGGCGACTGGCGTGTCGCCGGTCACCTACAACATCACCGGCTATTACGAGCATGGCGGCATCAGCACGCGGCTGAGTTACACGTTCAACCGCGGCTCGGTATCTTCCGGCGCCAACCAGAACGGCATCCCGCTGGCTTCGCTCTACAATGACGATTACGGCCAGCTCGACCTTTCCGCGAGTGTCGACTTCGCCGAGATCCTCGACCTGAAATGGGCGCCGCAGTTGACGCTCGATGTCCAGAACCTGACCAAGCAGAAGCAGCGCAGCTACTTCCAGTTCGAGAACGCTGCCTTCACACTCTACAATCCCGGGCGCCAGGTGATGATCGGACTCCGTGGCCGCTTCTAG
- a CDS encoding M20/M25/M40 family metallo-hydrolase, whose protein sequence is MRAFATFLAATACIAPLPLAAQAIPADTARIIAEGTNNSEVMKIAQYLTDVIGPRLTVSPGMRRAEDWTAAKFREWGLSAVHKEGFDFGRGWESQGSFMRLVEPRVTQLTMVPVVWTPGTEGTVRAEVIVAPMPDIASLARYKGKLKGKLVLISDPEAPKDWADAPFKRWSDDELDKFDTFDFSRRPQLDFSARQMLSRAREAFLKEEGAVGYATMSARPGKIVGGQGSRFAVGDSPPLPGFDIAQEDYRRLARLSAMGAAPVVEFASQVRYDDSDTQGYNVIADIPGTDAKAGYVMAGAHLDSWAASDGAADNAAGSAMVMEAARIIKASGIKTRRTIRFALWSGEEQGLFGSRDYVARYLASRPVPEGTTGLAARFAWGNSWPITPLPGHAQLSAYFNLDNGSGKIRGINIQNNAAVGPIFADWFKPFHSMGAGQIAIRKVGSTDHAYFDAVGIPAFQFIQDPLDYGSLRHHTNLDTFDALKAEDMRQGAIILAAFLVNAANADKPLPRLPLPTKPNEGDYYGYAAPAGGR, encoded by the coding sequence ATGCGCGCCTTTGCCACCTTCCTTGCCGCCACCGCCTGCATCGCCCCGCTTCCGCTCGCCGCACAGGCGATCCCGGCCGACACCGCGCGAATCATCGCCGAGGGCACCAACAATTCCGAAGTGATGAAGATCGCCCAGTATCTGACCGATGTGATCGGCCCGCGCCTCACCGTCTCGCCCGGCATGCGCCGCGCCGAGGACTGGACCGCCGCCAAGTTCCGCGAATGGGGCCTGAGCGCGGTCCATAAGGAAGGCTTCGATTTCGGCCGCGGCTGGGAATCGCAGGGTTCGTTCATGCGGCTGGTCGAGCCGCGCGTGACCCAGCTGACGATGGTGCCGGTGGTGTGGACCCCCGGCACCGAAGGGACCGTCCGCGCCGAGGTCATCGTCGCGCCGATGCCGGACATCGCCTCGCTCGCGCGCTACAAGGGCAAGCTCAAGGGCAAGCTGGTGCTGATCAGCGACCCCGAGGCGCCCAAGGACTGGGCGGACGCGCCGTTCAAGCGCTGGAGCGATGACGAGCTCGACAAGTTCGACACTTTCGACTTCTCGCGCCGGCCCCAGCTCGATTTCAGCGCGCGCCAGATGCTCTCGCGCGCGCGCGAAGCGTTCCTCAAGGAGGAAGGCGCGGTCGGCTATGCCACCATGTCCGCCCGCCCCGGCAAGATCGTCGGCGGCCAGGGCTCGCGCTTCGCGGTCGGCGATTCGCCGCCGCTGCCCGGCTTCGACATCGCCCAGGAGGATTATCGCCGTCTCGCCCGCCTGTCGGCGATGGGCGCCGCGCCGGTCGTCGAATTCGCCAGTCAGGTCCGCTACGACGATAGCGACACGCAGGGGTATAACGTCATCGCCGATATCCCCGGCACCGATGCCAAGGCCGGCTATGTCATGGCCGGCGCGCATCTCGACAGCTGGGCCGCGAGCGACGGCGCCGCCGACAATGCCGCGGGCAGCGCGATGGTGATGGAAGCCGCCCGGATCATCAAGGCGAGCGGCATCAAGACCAGGCGCACGATCCGCTTCGCGCTGTGGTCGGGCGAGGAGCAGGGGCTGTTCGGCTCGCGCGATTATGTCGCGCGCTATCTCGCCAGCCGCCCGGTGCCCGAGGGCACCACCGGCCTCGCCGCGCGCTTCGCCTGGGGCAATAGCTGGCCGATCACCCCGCTTCCCGGTCACGCCCAGCTCAGCGCCTATTTCAACCTCGACAATGGCTCGGGCAAGATCCGCGGGATCAACATCCAGAACAATGCCGCCGTCGGTCCGATCTTCGCAGACTGGTTCAAGCCGTTCCATTCGATGGGCGCCGGCCAGATCGCCATCCGCAAGGTCGGCAGCACCGATCACGCCTATTTCGACGCGGTCGGCATCCCCGCCTTCCAGTTCATCCAGGATCCGCTCGATTATGGCAGCCTGCGCCACCACACCAATCTCGATACCTTCGACGCGCTGAAGGCCGAGGATATGCGCCAGGGCGCGATCATCCTCGCCGCCTTCCTCGTCAATGCCGCCAATGCCGACAAGCCGTTGCCGCGCCTGCCGCTCCCGACCAAGCCGAACGAGGGCGATTATTACGGCTACGCCGCCCCGGCGGGCGGCAGGTAA
- the rlmB gene encoding 23S rRNA (guanosine(2251)-2'-O)-methyltransferase RlmB: MAKRGHRPSKAPPSRPRFYGRHAVLAALNNPERNVRHIWGTHEALAGLDIPNSIQVTFANAADLGRLVPSDAPHQGLVADVDPLEDIWLGDLLAQGEGDDRPLIVLDQVTDPHNVGAILRSAAAFDALGIVTQDRHAPPESGTVARSAAGTLEAVPWVRVVNLARALEEIERAGFWRIGLTGHADQTLGEVMGKARICLVLGAEGEGMRQNTEAHCDQLAKLPISDKVESLNVSNAAAIALYAVAARG, translated from the coding sequence ATGGCCAAGCGCGGGCACAGGCCCAGCAAGGCTCCGCCGTCGCGCCCGCGCTTCTACGGGCGCCACGCGGTGCTTGCCGCGCTTAACAATCCCGAACGCAATGTGCGCCATATCTGGGGCACCCACGAAGCCTTGGCCGGGCTCGATATCCCCAACAGCATCCAGGTGACCTTCGCCAACGCCGCCGATCTCGGGCGGCTGGTGCCAAGCGATGCTCCGCATCAGGGGCTGGTGGCGGATGTCGACCCGCTCGAGGATATCTGGCTCGGCGATCTGCTCGCGCAGGGCGAGGGTGACGATCGCCCGCTGATCGTGCTCGATCAGGTCACCGATCCCCACAATGTCGGCGCGATCCTGCGCTCGGCGGCGGCGTTCGACGCGCTCGGCATCGTCACCCAGGATCGCCACGCCCCGCCGGAATCGGGCACCGTCGCGCGCTCGGCGGCCGGCACATTGGAGGCCGTGCCCTGGGTCCGCGTCGTCAATCTCGCCCGCGCGCTGGAAGAGATCGAGCGCGCCGGCTTCTGGCGGATCGGGCTCACCGGTCACGCCGATCAGACGCTGGGCGAAGTGATGGGCAAGGCGCGCATCTGCCTCGTTCTCGGCGCCGAGGGGGAAGGCATGCGCCAGAATACCGAGGCGCATTGCGACCAGCTTGCGAAGCTTCCGATCTCCGATAAGGTCGAGAGCCTGAACGTGTCGAATGCCGCCGCGATCGCGCTCTACGCGGTGGCCGCGCGCGGCTGA